In one Coccinella septempunctata chromosome 6, icCocSept1.1, whole genome shotgun sequence genomic region, the following are encoded:
- the LOC123314748 gene encoding tRNA N(3)-methylcytidine methyltransferase METTL6 produces MDHSVHPKSLTDEEKLRLEQQNSRLVSDFKANDLEVNAKKYWDLFYKRNEERFFKDRHWTTREFEELLNEEDNPQKRVVFEVGCGVGNFIFPLVEEKFPFFIYACDLSPRAVEFVRQNKLYSVDNMKVFQCDITSEGVYEEISKNSVDIVTLIFVLSAIHPDKFLQTLQNIFELLKPGGVLLFRDYGLYDMAQIRFKAGHKIADNFYMRQDGTRSFYFSTEYMEDLFKRAGFQIMSNCYIHRRTVNKKENIDVPRIFIQSKVVKPR; encoded by the exons ATGGATCACTCGGTCCATCCCAAATCTCTGACGGACGAAGAAAAGCTCAGATTGGAACAGCAAAATTCGAGGTTGGTCTCCGATTTCAAAGCCAACGATTTGGAGGTGAACGCCAAAAAATATTGGGATTTGTTTTACAAGAGAAACGAAGAGAGGTTCTTCAAGGATCGTCACTGGACCACTAGGGAGTTTGAGGAATTGTTGAATGAAGAAGATAATCCACAGAAACGCGTGGTTTTTGAGGTGGGATGCGGAGtgggaaatttcatttttccctTAGTGGAGGAGAAATTTCCCTTCTTCATCTACGCTTGCGATTTATCGCCCAGAGCTGTTGAATTTGTGCGTCAAAATAAACTCTATAGCGTGGATAATATGAAGGTTTTTCAATGTGACATTACAAGTGAAGGTGTTTACGAAGAGATCAGTAAGAACAGCGTCGATATAGTCactttgatattcgtgttatcCGCCATACATCCAGATAAATTCTTACAAACGCTCCAGAATATTTTCGAACTCTTAAAACCCGGAGGTGTTCTTTTATTCAGGGACTATGGTCTCTATGATATGGCCCAAATAAGATTCAAGGCAGGTCATAAAATAGCCGACAATTTCTACATGAGACAAGATGGAACAAG GAGTTTCTATTTTTCAACGGAATACATGGAGGATCTGTTCAAGAGAGCTGGTTTCCAAATTATGAGTAATTGTTACATTCATCGCAGAACAGTCAACAAAAAGGAGAACATCGACGTCCCAAGAATATTCATCCAGTCGAAAGTTGTGAAGCCAAGGTGA